GGTCTTCGAAGGTGTCCCTGGCTTCTGCGAGGCGACCCAGTTCCATCAGGGTGCGGCCCAGGTACAACCGACCTTTGGGATCTTGGGCGGAACTTCCGGCAGACAGCGTCTGGAGCGCTTTTTCGTAGTGGCCGCCATGGAAATAGATCTGACCCAGGTCCTGGAGCATGTGGGTGGCCAGGGCGTTGCTTTCTATGGCCCGTTTCATGTGTTCGGCCGCCTGGTCCCATTTGTCCACCCGTGTTAGAGCCAACGCGTATCCATAGTGAGCCATCCAGTCGTCCGGCGAAGACGCCAGCTCCGATTCGAATCGTTTCAGAGCCGGTTCCTTGTCCCCGTAAAGGGCTATGAGACGCGTGTGAGCCAGGCTGAATCCGCCGGTCTCGGGCCGCACCGTTGTTTTTTCGCGATTCTGGTGCAGCCAGTTGTCGATGTAGCTCAGGCGTTCTTCCGACCCCGGGTGGGTAGTCAGGTAGGAGGGGACTTGCGCGGAACCGTACCACTGTTTACTGCGAATTTTTTCCAGTGATGTCAGCAGGCCTTCACCGGAGTATCCCGCCTTGGTCAAAAAATCCAGACCCAACTGGTCTGCCTGCCGTTCGTCCTGTCGGCTGTAGGCTAGCGCAGCCGTCTGGCCGGCGGCCATGGATCCGACGGTTACGGCGCTGGCGGCCTCGGCCGCCCCGCCGGCCCCCAGCAACACACCGGCTACCATGCCGGCCAGCGTGGCCATGCCGATCTTTTTCTGGCTTTCAATCCGCTGGGAAATGTGGCGGCAGACCACATGAGCGATTTCGTGGCCGAGGATACCGGCCAGTTCCTCTTCGGATTCAAGGGCCGCGAACAGTCCACTGTTGAAAAAGATGTTGCCCGCCGGGGTGGCAAAGGCGTTGTATGTATCTTCTTTAAGGACGTGAAACTGATACTCGTAGGGTTGGGGCGGCATAGCGGACAGAATACGCTGCCCCACCTTGTTGACATAATCGACGATGACAGGGTCCTTGATCAGCGGATAGTGCGCCTTGACCACCTCCATGAATTCTTTGGCCAGTTCGCGTTCCTCCTGGATGGTAATGCTCTTTACCTCGGGAACCGCAACCAGACCCGCTGAAAAGAAAAAGGCCGTGAGCGTGAAAACAAATATAATTTTATTTTTTATCGGCATGTTACAATCGGTCTCCTAGGGCTGAAAAGCGGCCCCGGTTTTCTTTTTTCTCATAGGATGGCACATTCTAATCCACTTTTCAAACAGCATGTTTTATGCTAAAGCTGAGCGCCATGGCACAAATCATATGCATTGCCAATCAGAAGGGCGGCGTGGGAAAGACGACCACGGCTGTCAACCTTTCCGCAGCGCTGGCCGTTTCCGAAAAACGGACGCTTCTGGTGGACTGCGACCCCCAGGCCAACGCTACCACCGGGGTGGGGTTGGACAAATCCATTTTGTCCCGAACCCTTTATCACGGGTTGATTGGCGAAGCCGATGCCGGTGCCGTCATCGTCGACAGCCAGATCGAATCCCTCAAGGTCATGCCATCCCGGGTGGAACTGATCGGATTCGACATCGAGATGATGGACCGTCCCCGGCGGGAGCATGCCTTGCAGCGCCTGCTGGCTGCGGTGAAAGCGGATTTCGAATA
This window of the uncultured Desulfosarcina sp. genome carries:
- a CDS encoding M48 family metalloprotease, giving the protein MPIKNKIIFVFTLTAFFFSAGLVAVPEVKSITIQEERELAKEFMEVVKAHYPLIKDPVIVDYVNKVGQRILSAMPPQPYEYQFHVLKEDTYNAFATPAGNIFFNSGLFAALESEEELAGILGHEIAHVVCRHISQRIESQKKIGMATLAGMVAGVLLGAGGAAEAASAVTVGSMAAGQTAALAYSRQDERQADQLGLDFLTKAGYSGEGLLTSLEKIRSKQWYGSAQVPSYLTTHPGSEERLSYIDNWLHQNREKTTVRPETGGFSLAHTRLIALYGDKEPALKRFESELASSPDDWMAHYGYALALTRVDKWDQAAEHMKRAIESNALATHMLQDLGQIYFHGGHYEKALQTLSAGSSAQDPKGRLYLGRTLMELGRLAEARDTFEDLVHFHPDQTQAYYYLGETNGRLGDMFGAHYNLGRFYQQKEDMKNADFHLKRAMKLATDESQRQMVEQQLKALKHPDKDKKPGPG